The window ATCCTTCGCGCCCGGCACTTGCAGGATCGAGGGCGTCGGATTGCCGTCATAATAAAGTTCGGAATAGGCGAGATCGGAAAGAATCCAGACCTTGTTTTCCTTCGCCCAGGCGACCAGCCGCTCATAAAAGGCAAGGTCCACCGTCTCCGCCGTCGGATTGCTGGGATAACCGACCACCAGAATCGAAGGGCGCGGCACGGTAAAGGCCATCGCCCGCTCCAGCGATTTCCAGTAATTTTCGTCCGGCGTGGTCGGAACCGACCTTATGGTCGCGCCCGCTATGATGAAGCCGAACATATGGATCGGATAGCTGGGATTGGGCGCCAGCACGACGTCGCCGGGCGCGGTGATCGCCGTGGCCAGGCTCGCCAGACCTTCCTTCGACCCCATGGTCACGACCACTTCGGTTTCCGGATCAAGATCGACGCCAAAGCGGCGGCCATAATAGTTCGCCTGTGCACGGCGAAGGCCGGGTATGCCCATTGACTGGGAATAGCCATGCGCGCTCGGCTTTTGCGCGACTTCGCACAGCTTGGCGATCACATGGTCGGGAGGGGGCAGATCCGGATTGCCCATGCCCAGGTCGATAATGTCCTCACCCGCGGCTCGCGCGGCGGCCCGCATCGCGTTGACTTCGGCGATGACATAGGGCGGCAGGCGCTTCATGCGGTAGAATTCTTCGGACATTATAGGGCTTTCCTGAAAGGTCTCCGTAGGGGATAGTGCTGCGACAGCTTTCGATGCGACGCGCTTGGGCTATAACCCGGCGAACCGTCTCGCGCCAGTGAAAGCGGCGGGCAGGATGATGCCAG of the Sphingobium herbicidovorans genome contains:
- a CDS encoding LL-diaminopimelate aminotransferase, which encodes MSEEFYRMKRLPPYVIAEVNAMRAAARAAGEDIIDLGMGNPDLPPPDHVIAKLCEVAQKPSAHGYSQSMGIPGLRRAQANYYGRRFGVDLDPETEVVVTMGSKEGLASLATAITAPGDVVLAPNPSYPIHMFGFIIAGATIRSVPTTPDENYWKSLERAMAFTVPRPSILVVGYPSNPTAETVDLAFYERLVAWAKENKVWILSDLAYSELYYDGNPTPSILQVPGAKDVAVEFTSLSKTYSMAGWRIGFAVGNRQLITALKRVKSYLDYGAFTPIQAAACAALNGPQDIVQKNRELYHKRRDVMVEAFSRAGWEIPAPKASMFAWAPLPPALKDMGSLEFSKQLLTHAKVAVAPGVGYGEDGEGFVRIAMVENEQRLRQAARNIKQYLKSMGVNTPAKGAA